One Actinomycetes bacterium genomic window, TGCCGAGGCGTTTCGGATGGACGCCTGACGAACGGGCCGAAGGCCTGTTGACCGAGGCGGCCCGGCCGGACACGATCGAGCCATGGCTGAGCCAGCGATCCTGGTGAGCGCCTTGCACAAGGCCTACGGGGACACCTACGCGGTCGACGGCGTCGACCTGGCGATCGACCCCGGCGAGTGCTTCGCGCTGCTCGGCCCGAACGGCGCCGGCAAGACGACGACGGTCGAGATCCTGGAGGGGTACCGGCACGCCGACGCTGGCACGGTGAGCGTGCTCGGGGAGGACCCGTCCCGTCCCACGCCGGGCTGGCGGGCCCGGATCGGCATCGTGCTGCAGTCCGCCGCCGACCTCGCCGACCTCAGGGTGGACGAGGTCGTCCGGCACTTCTCGACGTACTACCCGAACCCCCGCGACTTCGACCAGGTGATCAGCGCGGTGGGGCTCACCGAGAAGCGCCGGTCGAAGGTGACCGACCTGTCCGGCGGCCAGCGCCGGCGCCTGGACGTCGCGCTGGGCATCATCGGCCGCCCCGAGCTGCTGTTCCTGGACGAGCCGACCACCGGGTTCGACCCGGAGGCCCGGCGGGAGTTCTGGGACCTGATCGCCTCGCTGCGTGTCGACGGCGCGACCATCCTGCTGACCACGCACTACCTCGAGGAGGCCGAACACCTGGCCGACCGGGTCGCCGTCATCGTCGACGGCCGTATCGCAGCTCTGGGCGACCCCGCCACCCTCGGCGGACGCCGCACGGCGGAGGCGCTGGTCTCCTGGCGCGACGGCGAGCCGCGCGAGGCGCGGACCTCCGCGCCGACCCGGTTCGTCCAGGAGCTGGCGGCACAGTTCGGCGGCGAGATCCCCGAGCTCGCCGTCCGCCGACCCACCCTCGAGGACGTCTACCTGAAGCTGGTCGGCGCCCGGACGTCCGAGACCGACGAGGCGCCATGAGCACCACCACGCACCTGCCCGGCGCCGCCGCCATCGGCTGGCAGCGGTTCCTCATCGAGCTCAAGTCGTTCTTCCGTGGTCGCGAGACGGTGATCTTCACGTTCTCGTTCCCGATGCTCCTGCTGCTCGTGTTCGGCACGGTCTTCTCGGGCGTGGCCGACCCCAAGAGCGGGGTCACCTACAGCCAGTACTTCCTGGCCGGCATGATCGC contains:
- a CDS encoding ABC transporter ATP-binding protein, with protein sequence MAEPAILVSALHKAYGDTYAVDGVDLAIDPGECFALLGPNGAGKTTTVEILEGYRHADAGTVSVLGEDPSRPTPGWRARIGIVLQSAADLADLRVDEVVRHFSTYYPNPRDFDQVISAVGLTEKRRSKVTDLSGGQRRRLDVALGIIGRPELLFLDEPTTGFDPEARREFWDLIASLRVDGATILLTTHYLEEAEHLADRVAVIVDGRIAALGDPATLGGRRTAEALVSWRDGEPREARTSAPTRFVQELAAQFGGEIPELAVRRPTLEDVYLKLVGARTSETDEAP